From one Pyxidicoccus sp. MSG2 genomic stretch:
- a CDS encoding DUF4145 domain-containing protein codes for MQPRPYVCGWCGDRSPGAEGLEARRHYSLPPEENASGEITFAVVNVTGHLRFCEHCNYPTFIETFLQRPELDRQYPPPSFGEPLPGLPADLGTLYEEARHCMAASAFTAAVMLTRKILLHIAAERGAPAKALERFWTALEYLFTSNTVPRTYASWVDRIRDLGNETNHRIQLCTKEKATDSMAFTTMLLKVLYVLPAQASSSR; via the coding sequence TTGCAACCCCGCCCCTACGTCTGCGGCTGGTGTGGCGACCGCAGCCCAGGTGCCGAAGGTCTGGAAGCCCGGCGGCACTACTCGCTCCCTCCTGAAGAGAACGCGTCGGGAGAAATCACCTTTGCCGTCGTCAATGTCACTGGCCATCTGAGGTTCTGCGAGCACTGCAACTACCCGACGTTCATCGAGACCTTCCTGCAGCGCCCCGAGCTCGACCGACAGTACCCGCCTCCCTCATTTGGCGAGCCCCTCCCCGGCCTTCCCGCAGACCTCGGAACTCTCTACGAGGAAGCGCGCCACTGCATGGCTGCCTCTGCCTTCACTGCTGCGGTGATGCTCACGCGGAAGATCCTCCTCCACATCGCTGCTGAGAGAGGTGCCCCCGCAAAGGCCCTGGAGAGATTTTGGACCGCCCTCGAGTACCTCTTCACGAGCAACACGGTTCCTCGCACCTACGCCTCTTGGGTCGACCGCATTCGGGACCTCGGCAACGAGACCAACCACAGGATTCAGCTCTGCACCAAGGAGAAGGCGACCGACTCCATGGCGTTCACCACCATGTTGCTGAAGGTCCTCTACGTCCTCCCCGCTCAGGCGTCTTCAAGCCGGTGA